One part of the Microtus ochrogaster isolate Prairie Vole_2 chromosome 16, MicOch1.0, whole genome shotgun sequence genome encodes these proteins:
- the LOC101981560 gene encoding prolactin-6A1-like, which produces MPEMRLSLSQPCFSGTLLIMLMLNLFLWEKVASVPVYTSFSGYDGMSLNELLDHAVTESYNIRDLTAEMHRIFMEDVRYTPGRWFPERDLTACHTSALSVLIPKNRAQQFWGEFLLKETIGLLGAWNNPLHHITTQLSHMEDAPNDIISKAKVIEGKIKELLAALKSILNKVHPGFSDYIYPTWNGLASLQSPDEDTRFFALYDLFQCLKKDTHKVLSNISLLKCQYVYRGEC; this is translated from the exons CAGGGACACTCCTGATCATGTTGATGTTGAACCTTTTCCTTTGGGAGAAGGTAGCCTCTGTTCCAGTATATACGAGTTTTTCTGGCTATGATGGAATGTCTCTAAATGAGCTTCTGGATCATGCCGTGACAGAGTCTTATAATATCAGAGATCTCACTGCAGAAATGCACAGGATATTT atggagGATGTGCGATATACACCAGGCCGGTGGTTCCCAGAAAGAGACCTTACTGCCTGCCACACATCTGCCTTATCTGTTTTGATCCCTAAGAATAGAGCCCAGCAGTTCTGG GGTGAATTCCTTCTGAAAGAGACGATTGGCTTGTTGGGTGCTTGGAATAACCCTCTGCATCACATCACAACTCAACTAAGTCATATGGAAGACGCCCCTAATGATATCATATCAAAAGCAAAAGTgattgaaggaaaaataaaagaacttctagcgGCTCTAAAGAGCATACTCAACAAG GTTCATCCTGGATTCTCAGATTATATATATCCCACCTGGAATGGACTGGCATCCTTGCAGTCACCTGATGAAGACACTCGCTTTTTTGCTTTGTATGACTTATTCCAGTGCCTGAAGAAGGATACACATAAGGTTCTCTCTAATATCAGTCTCCTGAAGTGCCAATATGTCTATAGAGGAGAGTGTTAA